A part of Leishmania major strain Friedlin complete genome, chromosome 11 genomic DNA contains:
- a CDS encoding putative ATPase, translating into MMLTRSQAKRGRSSDVGDEDDSSVVGPVSSDADTSDGDDVHRRSTAKPRSSPAETTPIRNGSLVSGQRGASLLASPQGERLGRGCRVPHATVSLDEQYLAASLRRSKPLQRSPGHRGNDRDGVARTRGGDEENDALAIRSRYPQREAAKRAMENLRSTLAHPNGAAGRGGSGAADDEDSDSNSMGAFNFRHHPELKEEIKKSRKMYRRRCRNRNSASDDDEDESTASSSSEESADANARARRATRGRPRLSTDWRGSAAAPSSNSPAGATTRRARAADADAVSIDSSISDASMRDESVERMAQQDQRAHPSSSSSESGEGSLTRDFMTEAQRRHAARQARESVTENININHYMADAVGVEDSKKVRRRQLDRRYRWLMHQEEDARTRADGYGGCAGAADGGSGGATTAANGALGDISPLQIDDGITFDSVGGLPEHIVTLREMVLLPLLYPDLFERLDLKAPRGVLFVGPPGTGKTLMARALANEGSGFARGSNTDGATPSQQQQQQRITFFVRKGADLLSKWVGESERQLKLLFEEAKRLQPSIIFFDEVDGLAPARHAKAEQTQAALVSTLLALLDGLEDRGQVVVIGATNRPDTLDPALRRPGRFDRELVFPLPDAAARRHILTIQLAKKAMPGNAAQRAALLKDLVEMTEGYTGADLAALCTEASLHRLRTALPQLYLSSQRLLVPHDVEKAQLHVRTEDFYAAAQLMQPSLRRPRNRGASGMADCFLDPYIEVLLRGTRDATLAALTPSWSLVDKALRAGSRDCQDMATAVRSLCTVPIPQPPRPCLLVLRETSDDLPSSWCAAAAAPADRSAEQHQQQRALRLHHLAISLLKGLPRLPQLTVHLPQLCWDDSESRGTWRASAVVSDECLGDGSGSRFAGISFTHMSHVVDSVRQCSPCVVYLSGVEEWLRGTSAEQETAATDLSSDDEGVVRVGSAAASHTVPSRPDAFTTSADAKVVIDGAEGPSPVHQQQLSRRRQHLLQVFRYYLNTMADTDVIFVLPCATAATCELLIGPESPAPAASKPRTAATALSPQQLDSLSPSSPILQADPPSAVQLRRFSARQQLLHPQFSVVVAAVSATPLPNDLCQFVAYVYRIVAMTLQLHHRTAVVNATSEPTKEHGETRAAAAVGSSGALVVDKAPPSSPLSAVNLRARRRADRAQRCKLWRRVEYRRLQLRHVLVKWVSQYINSGKFKLLASADLDLAADNPQFKSWQQHTRHHRIGLQDILEKIEDEAYVCLSQYHDDIDQLVRNVRSFFRTRAAQDQRYRLKALDLKETCLLNMYKLNRDVIRFCEETRDIHEPSSDEDAADMGEAQRVGAEVPGRDPTALISKDADPALIAEQSRRAMSFSQRPPAPVRRKPRRYYGERRRRRKPRKDSKAETKKTSDEVVLTSDGSGDDDSGDGDEEDERASNEGSASEKQAAAAAAAEEEEEVTANGSHTSASGVAKCKASVLSTASSAQDWACGLLASLSYTRLYQVFKSMMRGLEMEVRGAEWQVASAVLPGEAGKPDDAAGVPLIVAGDSERAPDAYAATVFRQLLLAAVGE; encoded by the coding sequence ATGATGCTCACAAGATCGCAGGCCAAGCGcggtcgcagcagcgacgttgGGGATGAAGACGACAGCAGTGTAGTTGGCCCCGTCTCTTCGGACGCTGACACTTCAGACGGCGACGATGTCCATCGCAGATCAACAGCAAAGCCGCGTTCGTCTCCTGCCGAGACAACACCCATAAGGAACGGCAGCTTGGTGAGTGGGCAGCGTGGCGCATCGCTGCTCGCGTCGCCGCAGGGAGAGCGACTTGGCCGCGGATGTCGGGTGCCGCATGCCACCGTCTCCCTCGACGAGCAGTATCTCGCGGCCTCGTTGCGCCGCTCGAAGCCTCTGCAACGCAGCCCGGGCCACCGTGGCAACGACAGGGACGGCGTAGCAAGGAcgagaggcggcgacgaagaGAACGATGCCCTCGCCATCCGCTCCCGATACCCGCAACGAGAGGCAGCGAAGAGGGCAATGGAGAATCTTCGCAGCACGCTCGCCCACCCCAACGGGGCTGCCGGAcgtggcggcagtggcgcggctgACGATGAggacagcgacagcaacaGCATGGGCGCTTTCAACTTTCGCCATCACCCGGAACTGAAGGAGGAGATCAAGAAGAGTCGCAAGATGTatcggcggcgatgccgcaaCAGGAACAGTGCtagcgacgatgacgaggatgagtccaccgcctcttcctcctccgagGAATCGGCCGATGCGAATGCCCGTGCCCGGCGAGCCACGCGTGGGCGGCCTCGCCTCTCCACGGACTGGCgtggcagcgcggcggcaccgtcgtcaAACTCCCCAGCAGGGGCGACGACGCGTCGCGcccgcgctgccgacgctgaTGCCGTGTCGATCGACTCGTCCATCAGCGACGCCTCCATGCGGGACGAAAGCGTCGAGCGAATGGCGCAGCAGGACCAGCGCGcccacccctcctcgtcctccagcgAGAGCGGTGAGGGCAGTCTCACTCGCGACTTCatgacggaggcgcagcggcgccacgccgcccgccaAGCCCGCGAGAGCGTCACCGAGAACATCAACATCAACCACTACATGGCCGACGCCGTCGGTGTAGAGGACTCGAAGAaagtccgccgccgccagctggaTCGGCGCTACCGCTGGCTGATGCACCAGGAAGAGGACGCGCGGACGCGGGCAGACGGCtatggcggctgcgcaggcgcagcggacgGCGGGAGTGGCGgtgcgacgacagcggcgaacGGGGCGCTGGGAGACATCTCGCCCCTGCAGATCGATGACGGCATCACCTTCGACAGCGTTGGCGGTCTTCCGGAGCACATCGTGACGCTGCGGGAAATGGTGTTGCTCCCGCTGCTCTACCCGGATCTGTTCGAGCGCCTTGACCTCAAGGCACCGCGTGGTGTGCTCTTCGTCGGCCCGCCCGGCACAGGGAAGACATTGATGGCTCGCGCGCTTGCCAACGAGGGGTCGGGGTTtgcgcgcggcagcaacacAGACGGGGCGAcaccgtcgcagcagcagcagcagcagcgcatcacgTTCTTTGTTCGAAAAGGTGCGGATTTGCTCTCAAAGTGGGTAGGTGAAAGTGAGCGCCAGCTGAAGCTTCTCTTCGAGGAGGCGAAACGCCTGCAGCCGAGCATCATCTTCTTCGACGAGGTGGACGGCCTCGCACCGGCGCGGCACGCCAAGGCGGAGCAGACGCAGGCCGCCCTCGTCTCGACGTTGCTGGCGCTCCTGGACGGCCTGGAGGACCGTGGGCAGGTGGTCGTGATTGGGGCGACGAACCGACCAGACACACTAGACCCCGCCCTGCGCCGCCCTGGCAGGTTTGATCGGGAGCTTGTGTTTCCGCTCCCagatgcggcggcgcggcgacacATCTTGACCATCCAgctggcgaagaaggcgatgCCTGGCAATGCGGCACAGCGCGCAGCCCTGTTGAAGGACTTGGTCGAGATGACTGAGGGCTACACTGGCGCCGATCTGGCTGCGCTGTGCACCGAAGCCAGtcttcaccgcctccgcacgGCACTTCCGCAGCTCTACCTCAGCAGCCAACGCTTGTTAGTGCCACACGATGTGGAGAAGGCAcagctgcacgtgcgcaccgaGGACTTCTACGCTGCAGCTCAACTGATGCAGCCatcgctgcgccgccctcgcaACCGCGGTGCCAGCGGAATGGCGGATTGTTTTCTGGATCCGTACATCgaagtgctgctgcgcggcacgcgcgACGCGACGCTTGCGGCATTGACGCCGTCGTGGTCGCTGGTCGACAAGGCGTTGCGGGCTGGCTCACGCGACTGTCAAGATATGGCTACGGCGGTCCGCTCACTCTGCACGGTTCCGATTCCGCAGCCACCGCGACCATGCTTGCTTGTGCTCCGTGAGACATCGGATGATTTGCCATCATcttggtgcgccgccgctgctgcgcctgcggaTCGATCAGCagagcagcatcagcagcagcgcgcattGCGGCTGCATCACCTGGCGATTAGTCTGCTCAAGGGATTACCacgcctgccgcagctcaCCGTCCACCTGCCTCAGCTTTGCTGGGATGACAGTGAGTCGAGAGGAACCTGGCGCGCCTCGGCCGTAGTCTCGGACGAGTGCCTGGGCGACGGATCGGGCAGTCGTTTTGCGGGCATCAGCTTCACGCACATGAGCCACGTGGTGGACTCGGTGCGCCAGTGCAGCCCGTGCGTCGTGTACCTGAGCGGTGTGGAAGAGTGGCTGAGGGGCACTAGCGCAGAGCAAGAGACGGCAGCCACTGACTTGTCTTCAGACGACGAAGGGGTTGTCCGCGTCGGctctgcggcggcatcgcaCACGGTCCCCTCACGGCCCGACGCGTTCACCACTTCCGCAGATGCCAAAGTGGTCATCGATGGTGCAGAGGGCCCGTCGCCcgtgcaccagcagcagctctctcGCAGGCGGCAGCATCTGTTACAGGTGTTCCGCTACTACCTGAACACGATGGCTGACACGGACGTCATTTTTGTGCTTCCCTGCGCGACGGCTGCGACGTGCGAGCTGCTCATCGGACCAGAGAGCCCTGCCCCCGCCGCTTCCAAGCCGCGgactgcggcgacggcattATCCCCACAACAGCTGGACTCCCTGTCTCCATCTTCACCGATTCTCCAAGCAGACCCACCGAGCGCGGTGCAGCTCAGGCGCTTCtctgcgcggcagcagctgttgcATCCGCAGTTCTCTGTGGTGGTCGCAGCCGTATCCGCCACACCACTGCCGAATGACCTGTGCCAGTTCGTGGCGTACGTCTACCGCATCGTTGCCATGACGCttcagctgcaccaccgcaccgCTGTGGTCAATGCAACGAGCGAGCCCACAAAGGAGCACGGGGagacgagggcggcggcggccgtagGGTCTTCTGGTGCACTAGTGGTCGATaaagcaccgccgtcgtcacCGCTCTCCGCCGTTAATCTGCGTGCTCGCCGGCGCGCCGACCGCGCCCAACGGTGCAAGCTCTGGCGCAGGGTCGAGtaccgccgcctgcagctgcgccacgtgcTGGTGAAGTGGGTGAGTCAGTACATCAACTCGGGCAAGTTCAAACTGTTGGCCAGCGCCGACCTTGACCTCGCTGCTGATAACCCGCAGTTCAAGtcgtggcagcagcacacgcgccaccATCGCATTGGTCTGCAGGACATCCTCGAGAAGATCGAGGACGAGGCGTATGTGTGTCTTTCACAGTACCACGACGATATTGACCAGCTCGTGCGCAACGTGCGTTCTTTCTTCCGCACGCGAGCGGCGCAGGATCAGCGCTACCGCCTCAAGGCGCTGGACCTGAAGGAGACTTGCCTGCTGAATATGTACAAACTGAACCGCGACGTCATTCGCTTCTGCGAGGAGACGCGCGACATTCACGAGCCCTCGTCGGATGAGGATGCAGCCGACATgggagaggcgcagcgcgttGGGGCCGAGGTGCCAGGGCGAGATCCCACGGCGCTGATCTCCAAGGATGCGGACCCGGCCCTCATCGCCGAGCAGTCTCGACGGGCCATGAGCTTCTCTCAGCGTCCCCCGGCCCCGGTGCGGCGGAAGCCGCGGCGGTACTacggagagcggcgacgtcgccgaaAGCCCAGGAAAGACTCGAAGGCAGAAACGAAGAAGACGTCAGATGAAGTGGTGCTGACGAGTGACGGCAGTGGCGACGACGAtagcggcgacggtgacgaggaggacgagcgAGCTTCGAACGAAGGCTCAGCCAGTGAGAAacaagcggcagcggcagcagcagcagaggaggaggaggaggttaCAGCGAACGGTAGCCACACGTCTGCTTCTGGTGTGGCCAAGTGCAAAGCATCTGTCTTGAGCACTGCCTCGTCGGCCCAGGACTGGGCATGCGGCCTTCTTGCCTCCCTGTCCTACACACGCCTCTACCAAGTCTTCAAGTCGATGATGCGTGGACTGGAGATGGAGGTGCGCGGTGCAGAGTGGCAGGTGGCGTCGGCCGTTCTGCCTGGTGAGGCTGGAAAGCCGGATGACGCTGCAGGCGTCCCACTAATAGTGGCGGGGGATAGTGAGCGAGCACCAGATGCGTACGCCGCGACGGTGTTCAGGCAGCTTCTACTCGCAGCAGTGGGTGAGTGA
- a CDS encoding putative 60S ribosomal protein L24: MRIEECSFCSAPIYPGHGQVFVRNDCKIFRFCSGKCRKNFGMKRNPMKLKWTKTFRKANGKELAVDSTMDFEQRRNIPVKYNRELLGDTLKVMKRVEKIKQRRQEDLWARRMEKARLQEKQEASSALKHNIDWIEDVEIKHKARDDLVAIQQEREDKKAKRREANKRRHQKQRLAEKAAGTSAFRSAKKK; the protein is encoded by the coding sequence ATGAGGATCGAGGAATGCTCCTTCTGCAGTGCCCCGATCTACCCGGGGCACGGGCAGGTGTTCGTGCGCAACGACTGCAAGATCTTTCGCTTCTGCTCTGGCAAGTGCCGCAAGAACTTCGGCATGAAGCGCAACCCGATGAAGCTGAAGTGGACGAAGACGTTCCGCAAGGCAAACGGCAAGGAGCTGGCGGTCGATAGCACCATGGACtttgagcagcgccgcaacaTTCCTGTCAAGTACAACCGCGAACTGCTCGGCGACACGCTGAAGGTGATGAAGCGCGTCGAGAAGAtcaagcagcggcgccaggagGACTTGTGGGCGAGGCGCATGGAGAAGGCCCGCCTTCAAGAGAAGCAAGAAGCTTCCTCGGCGCTTAAGCACAACATCGACTGGATCGAGGACGTCGAGATCAAGCACAAGGCACGTGACGACCTGGTGGCCATCCAGCAGGAGCGCGAGGACAAGAAGGCGAAGCGCCGCGAGGCTAACAAGAGGCGTCACCAGAAGCAGCGCCTGGCCGAGAAGGCTGCGGGCACGTCCGCCTTCCGTTCTGCCAAGAAGAagtag